A genome region from Microcella alkaliphila includes the following:
- a CDS encoding M13 family metallopeptidase, translated as MTADLASGILRDELDPSIRPQDDLYRHVNGRWVARTEIPADKARYGSFMVLAEEAEKAVRTIIEEAQTAEPGTEERKVGDLYASFMDEERIEDLGAEPLAPLLAQIDAIADRDALITTIGTLQRQGVSGPLQLFVDNDPGNPERYLVFVEQGGLGMPDESYYREDAHADTRTAYRAHVEAMLALAGLDDAGDRAERVIALESALAAHHWSAVKNRDAQATYNLRSWEDWRAVAGDVDLTLWRDGYGIPESALAEVVLRQPDFTEGFVAVLHDTPLDDWRDWLRWHTVRSMAPYLSGAFVRQNFDFYGRTLTGAPELRARWKRGVSFVEAAMGEAVGKVYVERHYPPEAKEQMDELIAMLVAAYRQSIETLEWMTPETRERALDKLSTFTPKIGFPAKWRDYSALAVDPADLLANVRAAGEFEFQRELSKIGAPIDRDEWFMTPQTVNAYYNPGFNEIVFPAAILQFPFFDPNRDAAANYGAIGAVIGHEIGHGFDDQGSRYDGDGALRDWWTAEDRTAFEERTGSLIAQYDALEPTEAPGHHVNGALTIGENIGDLGGLGIAWKAYLLSLNGAEPPVIDGLTGAQRFFLSWAQAWQIAIRPEEALRLLSIDPHSPNEFRCNQIVRNIDAFYDAFAVSPDDELWLAPEERVTIW; from the coding sequence GTGACTGCAGATCTCGCAAGCGGCATCCTCCGTGACGAACTCGACCCGAGCATCCGCCCGCAAGACGACCTCTATCGGCACGTGAATGGTCGCTGGGTGGCACGTACGGAAATCCCCGCCGACAAGGCGCGCTACGGATCGTTCATGGTGCTCGCCGAAGAGGCCGAGAAGGCGGTGCGCACCATCATCGAGGAGGCGCAGACCGCCGAGCCGGGCACCGAGGAACGCAAAGTCGGCGACCTCTACGCGTCGTTCATGGACGAGGAGCGCATCGAGGATCTTGGAGCCGAACCCCTCGCTCCGCTGCTCGCGCAGATTGATGCGATCGCCGATCGGGATGCACTGATCACCACGATCGGGACGCTGCAGCGCCAAGGCGTCAGCGGCCCGCTGCAGCTGTTCGTCGACAACGACCCCGGAAACCCCGAGCGCTACCTCGTCTTCGTCGAGCAGGGCGGACTCGGCATGCCGGACGAGTCGTACTACCGGGAGGACGCGCACGCCGATACCCGCACGGCGTATCGCGCGCACGTCGAGGCGATGCTGGCGCTCGCCGGCCTCGACGACGCGGGGGATCGCGCCGAGCGGGTCATCGCGCTCGAGTCCGCGCTCGCGGCCCACCACTGGTCGGCCGTGAAGAATCGCGACGCACAGGCCACCTACAACCTGCGTTCGTGGGAGGACTGGCGAGCTGTCGCCGGCGATGTCGACCTGACGCTGTGGCGCGACGGCTACGGCATTCCCGAGTCGGCGCTCGCCGAGGTGGTGCTGCGTCAGCCGGACTTCACCGAGGGTTTCGTCGCGGTCCTGCACGACACCCCGCTCGACGACTGGCGCGACTGGTTGCGCTGGCACACCGTCCGCTCGATGGCCCCCTACCTGTCGGGCGCCTTCGTGCGACAGAACTTCGACTTCTACGGCCGCACCCTCACCGGTGCCCCCGAACTGCGCGCCCGCTGGAAGCGCGGCGTCTCGTTCGTCGAGGCCGCGATGGGTGAGGCTGTCGGCAAGGTGTACGTCGAGCGGCACTACCCGCCGGAGGCGAAGGAGCAGATGGACGAGCTGATCGCGATGCTCGTCGCCGCCTACCGCCAGTCGATCGAGACGCTCGAGTGGATGACGCCCGAGACCCGCGAGCGCGCCCTCGACAAGCTCTCGACGTTCACCCCGAAGATCGGGTTCCCGGCGAAATGGCGCGACTACTCGGCGCTTGCCGTCGATCCGGCCGATCTGCTCGCGAACGTGCGTGCGGCCGGCGAGTTCGAGTTCCAGCGCGAGCTGTCGAAGATCGGCGCGCCAATCGACCGCGACGAGTGGTTCATGACCCCGCAGACGGTCAACGCGTACTACAACCCCGGCTTCAACGAGATCGTGTTCCCGGCGGCGATCCTGCAGTTCCCGTTCTTCGATCCGAATCGGGATGCGGCGGCCAACTACGGTGCGATCGGCGCGGTCATCGGCCACGAGATCGGGCACGGCTTCGACGACCAGGGCTCGCGCTACGACGGCGACGGCGCCCTGCGCGACTGGTGGACGGCCGAGGACCGCACAGCCTTCGAGGAGCGCACCGGCTCGCTGATCGCACAGTACGACGCGCTCGAGCCGACGGAAGCGCCGGGCCACCACGTGAACGGTGCGCTCACGATCGGCGAGAACATCGGCGACCTCGGCGGGCTCGGCATCGCCTGGAAGGCGTACCTCCTGTCGCTGAACGGCGCCGAGCCTCCGGTGATCGACGGCTTGACGGGCGCGCAGCGCTTCTTCCTGTCGTGGGCGCAGGCGTGGCAGATCGCGATCCGCCCCGAAGAGGCGTTGCGGCTACTCTCGATCGACCCGCACTCGCCGAACGAGTTCCGCTGCAACCAGATCGTGCGCAACATCGACGCGTTCTACGACGCCTTCGCGGTGTCCCCCGATGACGAGCTGTGGCTCGCCCCCGAGGAGCGGGTCACCATTTGGTAG
- a CDS encoding serine hydrolase has product MSVAVLELETGRPIFAVDERIVLPTASVGKILLLVEVSARLTERRLSDFAIIDRSPEDAAADSGIWQHLQAPAMPIADLAALVGATSDNLATNVLLRQIGLDAVRSRAEQLGLVRTALLDVVRDTRGPDHAPQLSVGSAAELSWLFHALMHGQIIDRQTSDRVLNWLSLNTDLSMVASAFGHDPLAHRGVEHNTWMLNKTGSDEGVRSEAGVLRGPRAGLTYALSVQFEDRDLASRLRVMDAMRTFGLDLLEWVH; this is encoded by the coding sequence GTGTCGGTAGCGGTACTCGAGCTCGAGACGGGCCGGCCCATCTTTGCCGTTGATGAGCGCATCGTCTTGCCGACAGCATCCGTCGGAAAGATCTTGTTGCTCGTCGAGGTGAGCGCGCGTCTGACCGAGAGGCGCCTATCGGATTTCGCGATCATCGACCGCTCGCCCGAGGACGCGGCCGCCGACAGCGGCATCTGGCAGCACCTTCAGGCGCCGGCGATGCCCATCGCCGATCTCGCGGCGCTCGTCGGGGCGACAAGCGACAACCTGGCGACGAACGTGCTGCTGCGCCAGATCGGGCTCGACGCGGTGCGCTCACGTGCGGAGCAGCTGGGGCTCGTGCGTACCGCCCTGCTCGACGTGGTGCGTGATACTCGGGGCCCCGACCATGCCCCGCAGTTGTCGGTCGGGTCCGCCGCCGAATTGTCGTGGCTGTTCCACGCGCTCATGCATGGCCAGATCATCGATCGGCAGACGAGCGATCGCGTGCTGAACTGGCTGTCGCTGAACACCGATCTCTCGATGGTCGCAAGCGCGTTCGGTCACGATCCCCTCGCTCACCGCGGGGTGGAACACAACACCTGGATGCTCAACAAGACCGGCTCCGACGAGGGCGTCCGTTCGGAAGCGGGCGTGTTGCGCGGCCCGAGGGCGGGCCTGACATACGCTCTGTCCGTACAGTTCGAAGACCGCGACCTTGCGTCTCGACTGCGGGTCATGGATGCGATGCGAACCTTCGGCTTGGACCTCTTGGAGTGGGTGCACTGA
- a CDS encoding pilus assembly protein CpaE — protein sequence MISTALARELREAGLAWHPASGDRFQIDRPELDGDIFTVSDLTIEPHHYPTGTVLGFNGTTEWALDSVAVEDALWLPREDQLRDLLRGAFRCLDRTDDAYVVTAVIDGDERRYESVSAPEAYGLAVLALLDRVRA from the coding sequence ATGATCAGCACCGCCCTCGCCCGAGAACTGCGAGAAGCCGGCCTCGCATGGCACCCCGCATCCGGCGACCGATTCCAAATCGACCGGCCCGAACTCGACGGTGACATCTTCACGGTGAGCGACCTCACCATCGAACCCCACCACTACCCAACAGGCACGGTGCTCGGCTTCAACGGCACCACCGAGTGGGCGCTCGACTCCGTAGCCGTCGAGGACGCACTCTGGTTGCCCCGCGAGGATCAGCTTCGCGACCTCCTGCGCGGCGCATTCAGGTGTCTCGACCGCACCGACGATGCGTACGTTGTCACCGCGGTCATCGACGGAGACGAACGCCGCTACGAGAGCGTGTCAGCTCCCGAGGCCTACGGCCTCGCCGTGCTCGCCCTGCTCGACCGCGTGCGGGCATGA
- a CDS encoding glutamyl-tRNA reductase — translation MLLCVTANHRNTPFDLLERLSVDAEALTAQVAAAHAAVRGAVGISTCNRVEVYLDIDAPDPLAREIASRAVADALDSVAGVGTSEALTTAELLNDARAIHHLFSVSAGLESVAVGEEEIAGQVKRAASVARESGASSPALDRAFQHAIRTARAARAEGDASRTGRSLVRLALDLVGSRLRSWEGVNVLLVGTGQYAATTVAALRERGADRIRVYSPTGRAQVFAARSETEPTNDLAPSLVWADVVITCTTRLSIAAADVPEDARFFAVDLGLPRNIDPAVGDLYGVTLLDLETLRMHAPLVHWSAEEDARAVVDSAAHDFASHAQVTPAIVALREHVLSLVDDEIERARRRGDDGRTEEALRHLAGVLLHTPSTRARAHAARGEADAVSSAVEALFGIEVPRPAASCPHAVEQGEHGEAVGLGS, via the coding sequence GTGCTTCTCTGCGTCACCGCGAACCATCGCAACACGCCGTTCGACCTGCTCGAGCGGCTGTCTGTTGACGCCGAGGCCTTGACGGCCCAGGTCGCCGCTGCCCACGCCGCCGTGCGGGGCGCTGTCGGCATCTCCACGTGCAACCGGGTCGAGGTATACCTCGACATCGATGCTCCCGATCCACTCGCGCGCGAGATCGCGTCCCGGGCCGTGGCCGACGCCCTCGACAGCGTCGCGGGCGTCGGCACGTCAGAAGCCCTGACCACCGCAGAGTTGCTCAACGACGCTCGAGCGATCCACCATCTCTTCTCCGTGTCGGCCGGGCTTGAGTCCGTTGCGGTTGGAGAGGAGGAGATCGCGGGTCAGGTCAAGCGCGCGGCCTCCGTTGCTCGTGAGAGCGGCGCCAGTTCGCCCGCTCTCGACCGAGCCTTCCAGCACGCGATTCGCACGGCGCGGGCGGCCCGCGCCGAGGGTGACGCCAGCCGCACGGGTCGATCTCTCGTCCGTCTCGCGCTGGACCTCGTCGGTAGCCGGCTGCGCTCATGGGAGGGCGTCAACGTTTTGCTCGTCGGCACGGGCCAGTACGCCGCGACCACCGTCGCCGCGCTGCGTGAGCGCGGTGCCGACCGCATCCGCGTGTACTCGCCGACGGGGCGCGCCCAGGTTTTCGCCGCCCGCAGCGAGACGGAGCCCACGAACGACCTGGCGCCGTCGCTCGTGTGGGCCGACGTCGTCATCACGTGCACGACTCGCCTGTCGATTGCCGCGGCGGATGTACCCGAGGACGCTCGATTCTTCGCCGTCGATCTGGGGTTGCCGCGCAACATCGATCCCGCGGTCGGCGACCTCTACGGGGTGACGCTGCTTGACCTGGAGACGCTGCGCATGCACGCGCCGCTCGTGCACTGGAGCGCCGAGGAGGATGCCCGCGCTGTTGTCGACTCGGCAGCGCACGACTTCGCGTCGCACGCCCAGGTGACACCCGCGATCGTTGCCTTGCGCGAGCATGTGCTGTCGCTTGTCGACGACGAGATCGAGCGTGCACGCCGCCGGGGTGACGACGGTCGCACCGAGGAGGCGCTGCGCCACCTCGCCGGCGTTCTGCTGCACACCCCGTCGACGCGTGCGCGCGCTCACGCGGCCCGGGGCGAGGCGGATGCGGTCAGCAGCGCTGTGGAGGCGCTGTTCGGCATCGAGGTGCCGCGCCCTGCGGCGTCATGCCCGCACGCGGTCGAGCAGGGCGAGCACGGCGAGGCCGTAGGCCTCGGGAGCTGA
- the hemE gene encoding uroporphyrinogen decarboxylase, which yields MPLTPTHPLVDGRTSDAPLVRAYRGQRPERTPVWFMRQAGRSLPEYRALRAGGDMLEACLTPTMASEITLQPVRRHGVDAAIFFSDIVVPVLLAGVDVRIVAGRGPVLDSPVRTASDVLKLRPLDPAVLDPVREAVELTVAELGHTPLIGFAGAPFTLAAYLVEGGPSKDQIRARTLMRSDPQTWASLLNWCADITGQFLRAQIEAGASAAQLFDSWVGSLSRDDYRRRVAPHSKRALDHLRGLEVPMVHFGLGTDRILPDIAALGVDTVGIDWRLPLDDAAAILGDDVSVQGNIDPALLGAPWPALRAHIDDVLERGRAARAHVVNLGHGVPPETDPDVLTRIVQYVHGEFSDDD from the coding sequence GTGCCTCTGACACCGACACACCCCCTCGTCGACGGCCGTACGAGCGACGCGCCCCTGGTGCGGGCCTACCGCGGGCAGCGCCCCGAGCGTACGCCTGTCTGGTTCATGCGGCAGGCGGGCCGGTCGCTCCCCGAGTACCGCGCGTTGCGTGCGGGGGGCGACATGCTCGAGGCATGCCTGACGCCGACGATGGCGAGCGAGATCACCCTGCAGCCGGTGCGACGGCACGGCGTCGACGCCGCCATCTTCTTCAGCGACATCGTCGTGCCCGTCCTGTTGGCCGGGGTCGACGTGCGCATCGTTGCCGGGCGAGGCCCCGTTCTCGACAGCCCCGTGCGTACCGCATCCGATGTGCTGAAGCTCCGGCCCCTCGACCCCGCGGTCCTCGACCCGGTGCGCGAGGCGGTTGAACTCACCGTCGCTGAGTTGGGGCACACCCCGCTGATCGGTTTCGCCGGCGCGCCCTTCACCCTTGCTGCCTACCTTGTCGAGGGCGGTCCGTCGAAGGACCAGATCCGCGCCCGCACGCTGATGCGCTCAGACCCGCAGACCTGGGCCAGTCTGCTCAACTGGTGCGCCGATATCACCGGTCAGTTCTTGCGTGCTCAAATCGAGGCCGGCGCGAGCGCCGCGCAGCTGTTCGACTCGTGGGTGGGTTCTCTGTCGCGCGACGACTACCGGCGCCGGGTTGCCCCGCACTCGAAGCGTGCGCTCGACCACCTTCGAGGGCTGGAAGTGCCCATGGTGCACTTCGGGCTCGGCACCGACCGCATCCTGCCCGACATCGCAGCACTCGGGGTCGACACGGTCGGCATCGACTGGCGCCTACCGCTCGACGACGCCGCAGCAATCCTCGGCGACGATGTCAGCGTGCAGGGCAACATCGACCCTGCACTGCTGGGCGCACCGTGGCCCGCGCTGCGGGCCCACATCGATGACGTGCTGGAGCGCGGTCGCGCTGCCCGCGCCCACGTCGTCAACCTCGGCCACGGCGTTCCCCCCGAGACCGACCCCGACGTCCTGACGCGCATCGTGCAGTACGTGCACGGCGAATTCAGCGACGACGACTGA